The Pseudomonas sp. IAC-BECa141 genome contains the following window.
CTGCCACACCGTTTTCGCTGACATCAGGTTGAAGTGCTGGAAGATCATGCCGATCCGCCGGCGCAGGGCGACGAGGCGATCTTCGTCGTACTCGCCGATGTCCGCCTGATCGATCAGCACCCGGCCCGAGGTCGGTTGTTCGAGGCGGTTGATGGTGCGGATCAGCGATGACTTGCCGGCGCCGCTGCGGCCGATAATGCCGAACACTTCACCGCGCTGGATTGCCAGGTCGATGCCTTGCAGGGCCGCGACCGGGCCTTGTTTGCCGTCGTAGGTTTTGCCGAGCCCGACGAAACGCACATGGGCGCGGTTCAGTTCGGGATGCAGTTCGGTGCGCTGCGCAAGCGCGGGTGACTCTGGAAGATCCAGTCGCCGTTGAATGGCTGCCGTCATCCTCAGCTTTCCCAACCGGCCTGGTACAGCTTGCCGTGGGCCTTATCCAGCGCCGCGCGAACGGCCGGCGAATGCTGGTAGATGTCGACGAACTTGATCAGGCGCGGGTCGTCCTTGGTCTTGGGCTGGATCACGAACTGGATCACGTATTCCTTGTGGTCGAGGCCGTCGAACAGCAACGCGGAGCCGGCATCGAAGGTCTTCGCCAGACGGATGTAGGCCGGGTAGCCCTGGACCAGATCGGCGTCGTCGTAGGCGCGCACCAGTTGCACGGCTTCGACCTGGAGGATCTTGATCTTCTTCGGATTGACGACGATGTCGTCTTCGGTGGCCTTGTAGCCGACACCCGGTTTCAGGGTGATCAGACCGGCCTTGGCCAACAGTTGCAGACCGCGTCCGCTGTTGATCGGGTCGTTGGCGATGGCGACGCTGGCGCCCTCAGGCAGTTCGTCGAAGCTTTTGTATTGCTTCGAGTACAGGCCGACGTTGTTGATGATGCCCGGCGCGAACGGCACCAGGTCGAAACCGGAAGCGGCCTTGGCGTTTTCCAGGAACGGGATGTGCTGGAAGTAGTTCACGTCGATGTCACCGGCGGCGAGGCTGACGTTCGGTGCGATCCAGTCGGTGAACTCCACCAGTTCCACTTTCAGGCCCTGTTTGGAGGCTTCTTCGACGGCCGCTTCCAGCGGAATCGCGAACGCGGCGGTGGTGCCGATTTTCAACGGCGCATCGGCGGCGAACACCGCCGAGCTGAACAGGCCGAAGGCCAGGGCCAGTGCTTTGACTGGGTGGGAGAGCAGTTTCTTGGTCATGGTGGTTTTCCAGTCAGTTGATTCAGCCTGATCGCTCCCACGCGGAGGTGGGAACGATCGGTGCAAGGGTTAGTGTCGGTAGTGGGCGCCCGTGTGTTGCTGCGGCAGGTGCGCTTCGCCGTGAAACAGTTTTTCCCGCAGGCTGCCGGTGTCGTATGCGGTCTTGTACGAGCCGCGCCGTTGCAGTTCGGGAATCACCAGGTCGATGAAATCCACATAGCTTTCCGGGGTGACGATGCGGGTCAGGTTGAAGCCGTCCAGACCGGTCTCGGCGATCCACGATTCCAGCTCATCCGCCACTTGTTGCGGTGAGCCGACCACGGTGATGTAGCGCCCGCCGAGGGCGTGCTGGTCGAGCAATTTGCGCCGGGTCCAGTCGTTGTTCTGCAGGTTCGTGGTGGCGGACTGGATCGCGTTGCTCTTGACGTACTGGATCGGCTCGTCGATTTCGTACCGGGAAAAATCGATCCCGGTGGACGCCGAAAAATGCGCCACACCCGCTTCGGCGCTGGCGTAGCTCAGGTATTCGGCGTGCTTGGCCCAGGCCGCTTCTTCGGTCTCGCCGACGATCACGTTCAGGCCCATGAACACCTTGATGTCCTCCGGGTTGCGACCCGCTTCGACGGCGCTGGCACGGACCTTGTCTACTTGCACCCTGGTCGACGGCTTGTTCTGACCGCTGATGAACACGCACTCGGCATGACGTCCGGCAAACAGCAGACCGCGCTGCGAACTGCCGGCCTGGAACAGCACCGGCGTGCGCTGCGGCGACGGTTCGCACAGGTGATAACCCTCGACCTGATAGAACTCGCCCTTGTGTTCGACCTTGTGCACCTTGTCTGGCTGCGCGTAGATCCGCTGTTGTGGATCGTTGAGTACCGCGCCGTTTTCCCAACTGCCTTCCCAGAGTTTGTAGAGCACTTCGAGGTACTCGTCGGCCTGGTCGTAACGCCG
Protein-coding sequences here:
- a CDS encoding MetQ/NlpA family ABC transporter substrate-binding protein; protein product: MTKKLLSHPVKALALAFGLFSSAVFAADAPLKIGTTAAFAIPLEAAVEEASKQGLKVELVEFTDWIAPNVSLAAGDIDVNYFQHIPFLENAKAASGFDLVPFAPGIINNVGLYSKQYKSFDELPEGASVAIANDPINSGRGLQLLAKAGLITLKPGVGYKATEDDIVVNPKKIKILQVEAVQLVRAYDDADLVQGYPAYIRLAKTFDAGSALLFDGLDHKEYVIQFVIQPKTKDDPRLIKFVDIYQHSPAVRAALDKAHGKLYQAGWES
- a CDS encoding LLM class flavin-dependent oxidoreductase, which encodes MSKKKILLNAFNMNCIGHINHGLWTHPRDTSTQYKTLEYWTELAQLLERGLFDGLFIADIVGVYDVYQNSVDITLKESIQLPVNDPLLLVSAMSAVTKNLGFGLTANLTYEPPYLFARRLSTLDHLSRGRVGWNIVTGYLDSAAKAMGLSEQVEHDRRYDQADEYLEVLYKLWEGSWENGAVLNDPQQRIYAQPDKVHKVEHKGEFYQVEGYHLCEPSPQRTPVLFQAGSSQRGLLFAGRHAECVFISGQNKPSTRVQVDKVRASAVEAGRNPEDIKVFMGLNVIVGETEEAAWAKHAEYLSYASAEAGVAHFSASTGIDFSRYEIDEPIQYVKSNAIQSATTNLQNNDWTRRKLLDQHALGGRYITVVGSPQQVADELESWIAETGLDGFNLTRIVTPESYVDFIDLVIPELQRRGSYKTAYDTGSLREKLFHGEAHLPQQHTGAHYRH